One window of Candidatus Aminicenantes bacterium genomic DNA carries:
- a CDS encoding transketolase, with product MIKTNPPVEQLCIDTIRTLAMDAVQEANSGHPGAAMALAPAAFTIYNRFMKFNPANPDWPNRDRFILSAGHASMLLYGVLHITGYDLTVEDIKKFRQLNSRCPGHPEHGLTPGVETTTGPLGQGAAASVGFAIAEKWLANYFNRPGYELIDYDIIALAGDGCLMEGISAEAASLAGHLGLDNLIWLYDNNHITIEGKTSLAFSEDVAARFKAYGWHVQAVADANDLAAL from the coding sequence ATGATTAAAACCAATCCCCCCGTGGAACAGCTTTGCATCGATACGATCAGAACACTGGCCATGGACGCGGTGCAGGAAGCCAACTCGGGCCACCCCGGAGCCGCGATGGCCCTCGCCCCGGCGGCTTTCACCATCTATAACCGGTTCATGAAATTCAATCCCGCCAACCCCGACTGGCCCAACCGCGACCGCTTCATCCTCTCGGCCGGCCACGCCTCCATGCTCCTCTACGGTGTGCTGCACATCACCGGCTACGACCTCACTGTGGAAGACATCAAGAAGTTCCGCCAACTCAACAGCCGCTGCCCCGGCCATCCGGAGCACGGGCTGACCCCCGGCGTCGAAACCACCACCGGTCCCCTGGGGCAAGGCGCGGCAGCCAGTGTCGGCTTTGCCATTGCCGAAAAATGGCTGGCGAATTATTTCAACCGGCCGGGCTACGAGCTGATCGACTACGACATCATCGCCCTGGCCGGGGACGGCTGCCTGATGGAGGGGATCAGCGCCGAGGCCGCCTCGCTGGCCGGTCATCTCGGCCTGGACAACCTGATCTGGCTCTACGACAACAACCATATCACCATCGAGGGAAAAACGAGCCTGGCCTTCAGCGAAGACGTGGCGGCCCGCTTCAAGGCCTACGGCTGGCACGTGCAAGCGGTCGCCGACGCCAACGACCTGGCGGCGCTCGA
- a CDS encoding heparan-alpha-glucosaminide N-acetyltransferase domain-containing protein, whose amino-acid sequence MNWKCWKNETVGVIKRVEAVDLFRFLVLFFMIQGHLFRAYLLPAIRQAHWYLVHETLHGMVAPGFLFVSGFAAFLSFHNKRQNYIHLDRAFFKRLRRIMFVIAIGYWIHLPFFSLRKTLWQISQGQAGEFLKTDILQCIGVGLLLFTIIAVILKNEKIVVLFSLLAGVLFFLLPETVKHIHLHPAVDPYFNTDISLFPIFPWAGFLFLGVIVAYVYSLLKKEIFFRLLLVVGVAIFPWFFLHSAQGYFKAELTLGGNLNKAGGVFIVLWFADLLLRKFKGPLLSVLIKAGTESLFVYVLHLFIIFNSIFGFGLNRYFHDSMNVGQALLFFFILQALVFALSYFYNWLKEKHPPAWRVVFYGFWIVFILVFVVRPN is encoded by the coding sequence ATGAACTGGAAATGCTGGAAAAATGAAACTGTCGGCGTGATCAAGCGCGTCGAAGCGGTCGACCTTTTCAGGTTTTTGGTCCTTTTCTTTATGATCCAGGGTCATTTGTTCCGTGCCTACCTGCTCCCGGCGATCCGTCAGGCCCATTGGTACCTGGTCCACGAAACCCTGCATGGCATGGTCGCCCCGGGATTTTTATTTGTTTCCGGATTCGCCGCTTTCCTCTCCTTCCACAACAAGCGCCAGAACTACATCCACCTGGACCGGGCCTTTTTCAAGCGTTTGCGGCGGATCATGTTCGTCATCGCCATCGGCTACTGGATACATCTTCCGTTTTTCTCGCTGCGCAAGACTCTGTGGCAGATCTCCCAGGGCCAGGCCGGCGAATTTTTAAAAACCGATATCCTGCAGTGCATCGGCGTCGGCCTGCTGCTGTTCACTATTATAGCCGTCATCCTGAAAAATGAAAAAATAGTGGTCCTGTTCTCGCTCCTGGCCGGGGTGCTGTTCTTTTTACTGCCGGAAACGGTGAAGCACATCCACCTGCACCCGGCCGTCGATCCGTATTTCAACACCGACATCTCGCTTTTCCCCATTTTCCCCTGGGCCGGGTTCCTGTTTCTCGGCGTCATCGTGGCCTACGTCTATTCGCTGCTGAAAAAGGAGATCTTCTTCAGGTTGCTCCTGGTGGTCGGCGTAGCTATTTTCCCCTGGTTCTTTCTCCATTCCGCCCAGGGTTATTTCAAGGCCGAGCTCACCCTGGGCGGCAATCTGAACAAAGCCGGGGGAGTCTTCATCGTCTTATGGTTCGCCGACCTGCTGCTGCGCAAATTCAAAGGACCGTTACTGTCGGTGTTGATCAAGGCGGGCACCGAGTCGCTCTTCGTGTATGTATTGCACCTGTTCATCATCTTCAATTCCATTTTCGGCTTCGGGCTAAATCGCTATTTCCACGACTCGATGAACGTGGGACAGGCATTGCTCTTTTTCTTTATCCTGCAAGCGCTGGTATTCGCCCTGTCCTATTTCTACAACTGGCTGAAGGAAAAGCACCCGCCAGCCTGGAGGGTCGTCTTTTACGGTTTCTGGATCGTGTTCATCCTGGTTTTTGTCGTCAGACCCAATTGA
- a CDS encoding DUF362 domain-containing protein translates to MKRKEIVLIKETRQNEVVKKIMEAIAPFLSIRSSNRVAIKINLSGAKEIYANTHYETVDSMIRYLRDKYGIAQITVIEGSDGAFFSGKTTWDIFYKFKYKEIEMQGAQLCNLDDLAHDQVLNVETISGPQQVYFCRFPADYLISIVPPKTHNIFPVSLSVPNLIGFVKQEQRVLMFGASNQEMKRINFIHSEKYFQLLQLANRNFVALLKQIQPSLVVIDGLYGMEGKGPIKGSPVFHGFAIASEDAVMADALATHVMGFSGDDVPYLALANSEGLGNNHWQNVIGVDPQTVKFPYRPHPLFQRQRKWREARSRNEGAAGKSPAGTVVDNQPPKGTVVDAQPAENRPEDHEENHSPQN, encoded by the coding sequence ATGAAGCGCAAAGAAATCGTATTGATCAAGGAGACGCGGCAGAACGAAGTCGTCAAAAAGATCATGGAGGCCATTGCGCCGTTTTTAAGCATTCGCTCCAGCAACCGGGTGGCCATCAAGATCAACCTCTCCGGCGCCAAGGAAATCTACGCCAACACCCATTACGAGACGGTCGACTCGATGATCCGCTATCTGCGCGACAAGTATGGCATCGCGCAGATCACGGTGATCGAGGGCTCGGACGGGGCTTTTTTTTCAGGTAAAACCACATGGGACATTTTTTACAAATTCAAATACAAGGAGATCGAGATGCAGGGCGCGCAGCTCTGCAACCTCGACGACCTGGCGCACGACCAGGTGCTCAACGTGGAGACCATCAGCGGCCCCCAGCAGGTTTATTTTTGCCGCTTCCCCGCCGATTACCTGATCTCGATCGTCCCGCCCAAGACGCACAACATTTTCCCGGTTTCGCTCTCGGTTCCCAACCTGATCGGTTTCGTGAAACAGGAGCAGCGGGTGCTGATGTTCGGCGCTTCCAACCAGGAGATGAAGCGCATCAATTTCATTCACAGCGAGAAGTATTTCCAGCTGCTGCAGCTGGCCAACCGCAACTTCGTGGCACTGCTGAAGCAGATCCAGCCTTCATTGGTCGTCATCGACGGCCTGTACGGCATGGAGGGCAAGGGCCCGATCAAGGGCAGCCCGGTATTTCACGGTTTTGCCATCGCCAGCGAGGATGCGGTCATGGCCGACGCCCTGGCCACGCACGTGATGGGGTTCAGCGGCGACGACGTTCCCTACCTGGCCCTGGCCAACAGCGAGGGCCTGGGCAACAACCACTGGCAGAACGTCATCGGCGTCGACCCGCAAACGGTCAAATTCCCGTACCGCCCGCACCCGCTGTTCCAGCGCCAGCGCAAATGGCGGGAAGCGAGGAGCCGCAACGAGGGCGCGGCCGGAAAGTCCCCCGCGGGGACGGTTGTAGACAACCAGCCCCCCAAGGGGACGGTCGTAGACGCCCAGCCCGCGGAAAACAGACCGGAAGACCATGAAGAAAACCATTCGCCACAAAATTAA
- the larB gene encoding nickel pincer cofactor biosynthesis protein LarB produces MKKTIRHKIKALKEGRLSEADFLRWLENLPFSNDIHLKLDFHRKLRRGIPEVIFGQGKNEAQLRSIIAKFREMGENILITRIDGERYRKLRKKCPGLHYHAAARIVTFSAKPEIVNRGKILVLSAGASDEAVAEEAYVSSRFLGNGTDKEYDVGVACLPRVLQMREKFNDYAVIIVVAGMEGALPSVVAGLTSTPIIAVPTSVGYGSSFNGVAALLSMLNSCAGGIAVVNIDNGFGAAYQATLINQKIS; encoded by the coding sequence ATGAAGAAAACCATTCGCCACAAAATTAAAGCGCTCAAGGAAGGCCGTCTGTCCGAAGCCGATTTCCTGCGTTGGTTGGAAAACCTCCCCTTCAGCAACGACATTCATCTTAAGCTCGATTTTCACCGCAAGCTGCGGCGCGGGATCCCCGAGGTCATCTTCGGCCAGGGAAAGAACGAGGCCCAGCTGCGCTCGATCATCGCCAAGTTCAGGGAGATGGGCGAGAACATCCTGATCACCCGCATTGATGGCGAACGCTACCGAAAACTGCGCAAGAAATGCCCGGGCCTGCACTACCACGCCGCGGCCCGGATCGTGACCTTCAGCGCCAAGCCGGAAATCGTCAACCGCGGGAAAATACTGGTCCTGTCGGCCGGCGCCAGCGACGAGGCTGTCGCCGAGGAGGCCTATGTCTCCTCGCGCTTTCTCGGCAATGGCACCGATAAGGAATACGATGTGGGCGTCGCCTGCCTGCCGCGCGTCCTGCAGATGCGGGAAAAATTCAATGATTACGCCGTGATCATCGTGGTGGCCGGCATGGAAGGGGCGCTGCCGTCGGTCGTGGCCGGGCTGACCTCGACGCCGATCATCGCCGTCCCAACCTCGGTGGGATACGGCAGCAGCTTCAACGGCGTCGCCGCGTTGCTCTCGATGCTCAACTCCTGCGCCGGCGGGATTGCGGTGGTCAACATCGACAACGGCTTCGGCGCCGCCTACCAGGCCACCCTGATCAACCAGAAAATTTCCTGA
- a CDS encoding Mut7-C RNAse domain-containing protein, translated as MPTPTRFACDVMLGKTAKWLRMLGVDAFYDNRAEDAELKKICLEEARILLTKDVALHDAMPGGSSRLVEAVHPREQLLEIVAAFHLEPAALPPRCLLCNGELAAIEKERVKELVPPYVFRTQERFQRCCHCRKIYWQGTHLGKINTFIETIRKFSG; from the coding sequence ATGCCCACTCCCACCCGCTTCGCCTGCGACGTCATGCTCGGCAAAACGGCCAAGTGGCTGCGCATGCTGGGCGTCGACGCCTTTTACGACAACCGCGCCGAAGACGCGGAGCTGAAAAAAATATGCCTCGAAGAAGCGCGCATCCTGCTGACCAAGGATGTGGCCTTGCATGACGCCATGCCCGGCGGCTCCAGCCGCCTGGTTGAAGCGGTCCATCCGCGCGAGCAGCTGCTGGAGATCGTCGCCGCTTTCCACCTGGAACCCGCGGCGCTGCCGCCGCGCTGCTTGCTCTGCAACGGCGAGCTGGCCGCCATCGAAAAGGAACGGGTCAAGGAGTTGGTTCCGCCCTACGTCTTCCGCACCCAGGAGCGCTTCCAGCGCTGTTGCCATTGCCGGAAGATCTACTGGCAGGGGACCCACCTGGGCAAGATAAACACCTTTATCGAGACGATCAGGAAATTTTCTGGTTGA
- a CDS encoding AAA family ATPase: protein MNQSINQIKDSLQAGQPIVQIISYEEKRVESFLKKLCQQVLKSQNIFFWDSHNGLSGSEVKVANSRDAATALDAALKTAEPAFFVFKDLNTLLRNAPELVRKIRECYLQFKNNKKFLFLLSADDFLPAMLKKEIDIFTFEMPDFEELEGLCLKFMESLEKAGVQIQLSAEEKRSFAVAVQGLTLDEAYKAYMKAFQGQARIHIGLIDKIHQEKKQLILKENVLEFFTHVLTLDDMGGLDKLKDWLQKRKKAFSKEAREFGLDKPKGVLTMGITGCGKSLASKIIATLWNLPLFRLDMNLVYSGIAGPAEEVFARALKTMDSVAPAVLWIDEIESGISDKHTDSASSRILGYFLTWMQEHTSEIFIAATANRIDLLPPELLRRGRFDQIFFIDLPTRKEREEIFTIHLSKRDNDLKKFNIPQLAQITKNWSGSEIEQVIISGMYEAFNENRKLIEDDLFVIFGNSVPMATTMEEQIKKIRSWAHNRAVRASSDKEY from the coding sequence ATGAACCAGTCCATTAACCAAATTAAGGATTCGCTGCAGGCGGGACAGCCGATCGTGCAGATCATTTCCTACGAAGAGAAACGGGTGGAAAGTTTCCTGAAAAAGCTCTGCCAGCAGGTGCTCAAAAGCCAGAACATCTTTTTCTGGGACTCCCACAACGGGCTCAGCGGCAGCGAGGTCAAGGTCGCCAACAGCCGGGATGCCGCCACGGCCCTTGACGCCGCCCTCAAGACCGCCGAGCCGGCATTTTTCGTGTTCAAGGACCTGAACACGCTGCTGCGCAACGCGCCGGAGCTGGTGCGCAAGATCCGTGAATGCTACCTGCAGTTTAAGAACAACAAGAAATTCCTTTTTCTGCTGTCGGCCGACGATTTTTTGCCGGCGATGCTGAAAAAAGAGATCGATATCTTCACTTTCGAAATGCCCGACTTTGAAGAACTGGAAGGCCTTTGCCTGAAATTCATGGAATCGCTGGAAAAAGCCGGGGTGCAGATCCAGCTCAGCGCCGAGGAGAAAAGGAGTTTCGCGGTCGCCGTCCAGGGCCTGACCCTGGATGAAGCCTATAAGGCATACATGAAGGCGTTCCAGGGGCAAGCGCGCATCCACATCGGCCTGATCGACAAGATCCACCAGGAAAAGAAACAACTGATCCTCAAGGAGAACGTCCTGGAATTCTTCACCCATGTCCTGACCCTCGATGACATGGGCGGCCTGGACAAATTGAAGGACTGGCTGCAGAAAAGAAAAAAAGCTTTTAGCAAGGAAGCCCGTGAATTCGGGCTGGACAAGCCCAAGGGGGTCCTGACCATGGGCATCACCGGCTGCGGCAAGAGCCTGGCCTCCAAGATCATCGCCACCCTCTGGAACCTGCCCCTGTTCCGCCTGGACATGAACCTGGTCTACTCCGGGATCGCCGGCCCGGCCGAGGAAGTGTTCGCCCGCGCCCTGAAGACCATGGACTCGGTGGCGCCGGCGGTGCTCTGGATCGACGAGATCGAAAGCGGCATCAGCGACAAGCACACGGACAGCGCCTCCTCGCGCATCCTGGGCTATTTCCTGACCTGGATGCAGGAGCATACCTCGGAAATTTTCATCGCCGCCACGGCCAACCGCATCGATCTGCTGCCGCCGGAGCTGCTGCGCCGGGGCCGCTTCGACCAGATTTTCTTCATCGACCTGCCCACGCGCAAGGAACGGGAGGAGATCTTCACCATCCACCTGAGCAAGCGCGACAACGATTTGAAAAAATTCAACATCCCCCAGCTGGCGCAGATCACCAAGAACTGGTCCGGGTCGGAAATCGAGCAGGTGATCATCTCGGGCATGTACGAGGCGTTCAATGAAAACCGCAAGTTGATCGAGGATGACCTGTTCGTCATCTTCGGCAATTCCGTGCCCATGGCCACGACCATGGAAGAGCAGATCAAGAAGATCCGGAGCTGGGCTCACAACCGCGCCGTGCGGGCGTCATCCGATAAGGAATATTGA
- a CDS encoding diacylglycerol kinase family lipid kinase: MNKVHVIVNPFSARGQTERKWETIRLAIKAHFREFKYVFTEKPLQATEIARALIKDGFDLIIGVGGDGTMNEISSGFFSDYSGKTINQDAALGMIPSGTGSDFIRFMKVPREFEKSAALIKNAKNKKIDIGKISYGGASAHEQYFINVADFGLGAEVIRRIANVQSGRRGALTYYRGLLATLMTYRSKTVTLTVDGREQLQGEYLIGAVANGRIFGGGMIIAPQAEADDGFFDLVLVGDMKKLEIIRNTPLLYSGTIAKNPKVFMLKARHIKVESQEEVYTEYDGEMGGKLPAEFSIISKALNFRIG, from the coding sequence ATGAATAAAGTCCATGTCATCGTCAATCCTTTCTCCGCCCGCGGTCAAACCGAAAGAAAATGGGAAACGATCCGCCTGGCGATCAAAGCGCATTTCCGGGAATTCAAATATGTTTTCACTGAAAAACCTCTCCAGGCGACGGAGATCGCCAGGGCACTGATCAAGGACGGCTTCGACCTGATCATCGGCGTCGGCGGCGACGGTACGATGAACGAAATCAGCAGCGGTTTTTTCAGCGATTACTCCGGAAAAACCATCAACCAGGATGCCGCCCTGGGCATGATCCCCTCCGGCACGGGATCGGATTTCATCCGCTTCATGAAAGTCCCCCGGGAGTTCGAAAAATCGGCGGCGCTGATCAAGAACGCGAAAAACAAAAAAATCGATATCGGCAAAATCAGCTATGGCGGCGCCTCGGCGCACGAGCAGTATTTCATCAATGTCGCCGATTTCGGACTGGGCGCCGAGGTGATCCGCAGGATCGCCAACGTGCAGTCGGGTCGGCGCGGCGCCCTGACCTATTACCGCGGCCTCCTGGCCACGCTGATGACCTACCGCAGCAAGACCGTCACCCTGACCGTCGACGGCAGGGAGCAGCTGCAGGGCGAATACCTGATCGGCGCCGTGGCCAACGGCCGGATTTTCGGCGGCGGCATGATCATCGCCCCGCAAGCCGAAGCCGATGACGGTTTTTTCGACCTGGTGCTGGTCGGAGACATGAAAAAGCTGGAGATCATCCGCAACACCCCGCTTTTGTACTCCGGGACGATCGCCAAAAACCCGAAAGTCTTCATGCTCAAAGCCCGGCATATCAAGGTCGAGTCGCAGGAAGAGGTATATACCGAATACGACGGCGAAATGGGCGGGAAATTGCCGGCCGAATTTTCCATTATCTCCAAAGCCCTCAATTTCAGGATCGGCTGA
- a CDS encoding lytic transglycosylase domain-containing protein: MKREIAALLVAWLCSGGLYAGLIVRQDKNGHIVLTNTMDPESIRKGTIDFLPSSHSTVIPVPYKEKIQSLTQKHDLREDLVIAVAKAESSFNPFAVSRKGAVGLMQLMKDTARQYGVYNRYNAGDNLEAGVKHLKYLYQKYNQNIPLTLAAYNAGEDTVSRYNGVPPYRETKQYIRRVMSLMGMSYTFSVSTPARMKIYKYTTAAGKTIITDTLPADITGAIEIIN, encoded by the coding sequence ATGAAACGTGAAATAGCAGCTCTCTTGGTTGCCTGGCTGTGCAGCGGCGGCCTTTATGCCGGCCTGATCGTCCGCCAGGACAAGAACGGCCATATCGTATTGACCAATACCATGGATCCCGAATCGATCCGCAAGGGAACCATCGACTTCCTGCCCTCTTCCCATTCCACCGTGATTCCCGTCCCGTACAAGGAAAAAATCCAGTCCCTGACCCAGAAGCACGACCTGCGCGAGGACCTGGTCATCGCCGTGGCCAAGGCCGAATCCAGCTTCAACCCCTTTGCCGTTTCGCGCAAGGGCGCGGTGGGGCTGATGCAGCTGATGAAGGATACCGCCCGCCAATACGGGGTATACAACCGCTACAATGCCGGCGACAACCTGGAAGCCGGCGTGAAGCATTTGAAATATCTCTACCAGAAATACAACCAGAACATTCCCCTGACCCTGGCCGCTTACAACGCCGGCGAAGACACGGTCAGCAGGTACAACGGCGTCCCCCCTTACCGGGAAACCAAGCAGTACATCCGCCGCGTGATGTCGCTGATGGGGATGAGCTACACCTTTTCCGTCTCGACCCCGGCCAGGATGAAAATCTACAAATACACGACCGCCGCCGGCAAGACCATCATCACCGACACGCTGCCGGCCGACATCACCGGCGCCATCGAGATCATCAACTAG
- the alaS gene encoding alanine--tRNA ligase → MASHSEIRRIFFDYFGKKKHQRVLSSPLIPAKDPSLLFTNAGMNQFKGVFLQEEKREYKRAVSIQKCMRVSGKHNDFDEVGKTDFHHTFFEMLGNFSFGDYFKEKAIAYAWELLTGHYHLPPDRLWITVFKDDDEAFRIWQEGIGIPERRIVRLGEKDNFWQMGETGPCGPCSEIHYDRGAEFGAAGFVDGNRRYVEIWNLVFMQYFRDETGALLPLPAPAIDTGMGMERLTAILQNVSSNYRTDLFKPIIEHTAALAGVDPLDPALQVDLNVVADHIRALTFLIADGIMPANDGRGYVLRRLLRRAVKHGKALNFKGNFLDRISAAVIAVMKPFYPELEHSQEFIRKVIGAEEERFNRTLVNGLKIFEELLQTAGEKKQPLLSGSDLFRLSDTYGFPLDFARDLAMEKGIGIDVEAFQRELQGQKDRSRLSLQQKRKEIGTLKNSERWTTEFRGYDELQLEAGLLAIYVDGNEAQQMEESEKGVLIFDRTPFYAESGGQVGDSGSGKNDSVFFEVVDSKKTPAGAVLHQVVLKKGTLRLKDHAWLEVDQERRRHITVHHTATHMLQAALREVLGLHVKQAGSRVGPDKLRFDFTHYNALSAEELEKVEYAVNAKIRENISVAKTVQGYEEAVASGAIAIFDEKYGDTVRVVAMADFSRELCGGTHLQASGEVGFFKIVSEASIAAGVRRIEAAAGEPAFLYQQKTFHIFGQLLGHFGQKAETILDFLKNMETRLREREKQSKKETPAVGQDIDGMIGQALQLNSAKAVIGQVDIADRQQLGDLAEAVKNRIQGIAVLFANLEGKSLIAVAVHPNLTAEFNANIIIKKIAPMVMGKGGGRKDFAQAGGEAIAEAEEFKGKISRLLKDRHET, encoded by the coding sequence ATGGCCAGCCATTCCGAGATCCGGCGCATATTTTTTGATTACTTCGGCAAAAAAAAGCACCAGCGAGTCCTGTCGTCGCCGCTGATCCCGGCCAAGGACCCGAGCCTGCTGTTCACCAATGCCGGCATGAACCAGTTCAAGGGGGTATTTCTCCAGGAGGAAAAGCGCGAATACAAGCGGGCGGTCAGCATCCAGAAATGCATGCGCGTGTCCGGCAAGCACAACGATTTCGACGAGGTGGGCAAGACCGATTTTCACCACACCTTTTTCGAAATGCTCGGCAATTTCTCCTTCGGCGACTATTTCAAGGAAAAGGCCATTGCCTACGCCTGGGAGCTGCTCACCGGCCATTACCATCTGCCGCCCGACCGCTTGTGGATCACCGTTTTCAAGGACGATGACGAAGCCTTCCGCATCTGGCAGGAGGGCATCGGCATCCCGGAGCGGAGGATCGTTCGCCTGGGCGAGAAGGACAATTTCTGGCAGATGGGCGAAACCGGCCCCTGCGGGCCCTGCTCGGAGATCCATTACGACCGCGGCGCGGAATTCGGCGCGGCCGGGTTCGTTGACGGCAACCGCCGCTATGTTGAGATCTGGAACCTGGTCTTCATGCAGTATTTCCGCGATGAAACGGGCGCCCTGCTCCCGCTTCCGGCCCCGGCGATCGATACCGGCATGGGCATGGAGCGCCTGACCGCCATCCTGCAGAACGTTTCCAGCAACTACCGCACCGATCTTTTCAAGCCGATCATCGAGCACACCGCCGCCCTGGCCGGCGTCGATCCCCTGGATCCGGCGCTCCAGGTCGACCTGAACGTGGTCGCCGATCACATCCGCGCCCTGACCTTCCTGATCGCCGACGGCATCATGCCGGCCAACGACGGCCGCGGCTACGTCCTGCGCCGGCTGCTGCGCCGGGCCGTCAAGCACGGTAAGGCGCTGAATTTCAAGGGCAATTTCCTGGACCGGATCAGCGCCGCGGTCATCGCCGTCATGAAGCCTTTCTATCCCGAGCTGGAACACAGCCAGGAGTTCATCCGCAAGGTGATCGGCGCCGAAGAGGAGCGTTTCAACCGCACCCTGGTCAACGGCCTGAAAATATTCGAAGAACTCCTGCAAACGGCCGGCGAAAAAAAGCAGCCGCTGCTCTCCGGCAGCGACCTGTTCCGCCTCTCCGATACCTACGGCTTTCCCCTCGATTTTGCCCGCGACCTGGCCATGGAAAAGGGCATTGGCATCGATGTCGAGGCTTTCCAGCGCGAATTGCAGGGGCAAAAAGACCGCTCGCGGCTCAGCCTGCAGCAAAAGCGCAAGGAGATCGGCACGCTAAAGAACAGCGAGCGCTGGACGACCGAGTTCAGGGGCTATGACGAACTCCAGCTCGAAGCCGGCCTGCTCGCCATCTACGTCGACGGCAACGAGGCCCAGCAGATGGAGGAAAGCGAAAAGGGCGTCCTCATCTTCGACCGCACGCCGTTCTACGCCGAGAGCGGCGGCCAGGTCGGCGACAGCGGCAGCGGCAAGAACGACAGCGTTTTTTTCGAGGTCGTTGACAGCAAGAAAACGCCGGCCGGCGCCGTCCTGCATCAGGTGGTGTTGAAAAAAGGCACCCTGCGGCTGAAGGATCATGCCTGGCTGGAAGTGGACCAAGAGCGACGCCGCCACATCACCGTCCACCATACCGCCACCCACATGCTGCAAGCCGCCTTGCGCGAGGTGCTGGGCCTGCACGTCAAGCAGGCCGGGTCGCGCGTCGGTCCCGACAAGCTCCGTTTCGATTTCACGCACTACAATGCCTTGAGCGCGGAAGAATTGGAAAAAGTCGAGTATGCGGTCAACGCCAAAATCAGGGAAAACATCTCCGTGGCCAAAACCGTCCAGGGCTACGAGGAAGCCGTCGCCAGCGGCGCCATCGCCATTTTCGATGAAAAGTACGGCGATACGGTCCGGGTGGTCGCCATGGCCGATTTTTCCAGGGAACTATGCGGCGGCACCCATTTGCAGGCCAGCGGTGAAGTCGGATTTTTCAAGATCGTCAGCGAAGCGTCTATCGCCGCCGGCGTGCGCCGGATCGAAGCCGCGGCCGGAGAGCCGGCCTTCCTGTACCAGCAAAAAACGTTCCATATCTTCGGCCAGCTCCTCGGCCATTTTGGCCAGAAAGCCGAAACGATCCTCGATTTCCTCAAAAATATGGAAACGCGCCTGCGCGAAAGGGAAAAACAGTCCAAGAAGGAGACCCCGGCCGTGGGCCAGGACATTGACGGGATGATCGGCCAGGCGCTCCAGCTGAACAGTGCCAAGGCCGTGATCGGCCAGGTCGATATCGCCGACCGCCAGCAGCTCGGCGACCTGGCCGAAGCCGTCAAGAACCGCATCCAGGGAATCGCCGTCCTCTTTGCCAACCTGGAGGGGAAATCCCTGATCGCCGTCGCGGTCCACCCGAACTTGACAGCCGAATTCAACGCGAATATAATAATCAAGAAGATTGCGCCCATGGTTATGGGCAAGGGAGGCGGCCGAAAGGATTTCGCCCAGGCCGGCGGCGAAGCCATCGCCGAAGCGGAGGAATTCAAGGGCAAAATCAGCCGCCTGCTAAAAGACCGCCATGAAACGTGA